The Ictalurus punctatus breed USDA103 chromosome 15, Coco_2.0, whole genome shotgun sequence DNA window CTCTTCAGCTGTGTTTACCTGATTGGAGCCTGGGTTGGGAACATTGATAATCCCAGCAGCTTGTTTTGCTTGCAGGTATGTGATAAAACAGGTTTTGAGAGCATGGGTCTGTATGAGTACATCGTCTTGGTCCAAACCACAAGGTAACGCCAACAGGAGgcagtaatcatcctcaagctaGGAATGGAAGCAGAAAATTTTATTGTCAGACTCCAGTCCTGGAGACCACAGCATTGCAGTGTTTTTGCATTCTACCCCATTTAACTCATAACCTAACTACCAAGGCCTTATAGTGCTGGACTTTGGGTGCTGGAAGAGGGAAACcacaaatgtaaatatgcatGCGGCCCTGATTTTGATAACCTTGCTCTAAAATGTTTCCTCAccatatatatttacaactgCGACTGCATAATCCAAAAGTATACATATGCATATTTCAAATGTAATTACAGTTGTTAAAGGAAGCAACTATGCTTACAGTCATTCTCCTTGCAACTCCCTCAAGTTGGGAAGCTTCTAAACGCATTCGCTGTGCAATGCGAAGAGGAGGACCGCCTTCTGAAGGAGGCAGTGAACGGTGAGCCAGGACATTATTACCAGAAACAAAGTGTAACTGGACTGCAGCACTATCATTCTTGAGTGCCAAATGACCTTGCCATACAATAGGATACTTCTGCTCAAAGAGAAAAAGCCAGAAAGCACAACAGTTACACATAAGTATTTGTTCTTAAAACACAATCAATGTCCAATGAATTCTCTATGATCCAAATAGATATTGCTAATATAATGAACTTACCTTCAGCAGTTGAACCATGTCAACCGATGTGTGCCCAGCACTGTCAGATTTTATATCTGGTCTTATATTGGATGGTGCTGAAGGAAGTAGTGAAATGGGCCCTGATGAAAGACACTGAAGTCCCTTCTGTAAAGAGTGAGATAATTCCAATTTGGGTGTAATGGCAGTTGGAGAGTTGTAAGCAGGAGAAGTGGTCTCGTCCTGGATCCGATGTACATGAGACATATCCATTGAGCCTGGATGCCTAACATGTAGCATGGTAAGTGTGGTTTCCCTAAGTTGTCCACCAGATGCAATATGGGCAGGTTTAGATCTGTGTTCACCTTCCTGGGATCTCTGAAAAGGATacataaaattgtttttaaaatgtagcgGTTTAATTTGCTTACTGAAATTTTAAGTGTATGATTTTAAACCTGAATTTTGTGAACATAACAGAACAACTAAAACACTTTTCCTACCATTTAGTTACACTATGATTACTCACCTGTGATGGTGCAATGCCATAATTAGCCATGTTAATCCCAATGACTGAGGAGCCAGGTAGTTGGGAATGGAAGCCATGTATTTCTCTATAACATTCAGGCATGGAGCCAGGACTGCCAGGATGTATCCGCTGTACTCCTTGAGCAGAAATGACTGAGCCAGGATTATGACCAATTACTCTATTctctgaatgaggagaatgAGACATTTTCACCTCCAATGCCTTTGGTGAGTCTCTCAGAGTCAATGGAGGATTCTTAACAGAGGGAGATTTTGAAGATGCTGAAGATATATGTGAAGGTGATGACAATGAAGGAGGCTCTGGTGTTTGAGCCTTGTGAGCTTCAAGAACACCTGGGTGCTCTGTTAACTGTTGGGGCATAAGTGCACGCAAGTCTCTGTTGTAGTGATCCAAATGCAACCCTCCATGATGTATCCCTTTGTATTCAGGCTGCATTACCACAACATCTGAGTGTAACTGGGCCAAAGATGTCCTGTGTGTTCCTTGATGGAAGTGTCGCACATCATTTTCATTTGCCCCACTAACCTGGCCAGCACTTGCATGTTGCTTCAACAGCCTCTCTCTCATTATTACTGGTTGGGGTGTAGTGGTGCGTTGTGGAGGAGTAGATGTTGGGGAGGAAAGGGCGTCTGTACGTATTCCATAGTTAATTCCAGCTAGAGGAGGAGTATTCATTCTGACATTTCCTTGGGACAACTGACCAATTGTGACTGATTGTGTGGCACTGTGAGGGTGCATAATGACGGACTGCTCAGGATGATGTACCTTTGTCACATGGTTAGGCCCGCTTACCCCCAAGCCTACTGAGGTACTAGGTGGGCATACTTTAGAGAATGGAGAGACCAATGTCCTTGGACAATGTAACTCATGTTTTTGATGACAGACCAATCTATCATTAGGAGTAGCTGGACTTGAAATGTGATTTCCTGGCAAAGGGGAGGGGTGTGGACTTAAAACTGGGCTGTGATTGAAGGACTGTGATTGTTTAATGTCGGCTTTCGCTGAAACAGATTCTACAACAGATACTTTTTTAACATGATGTTGCTGTAATATAGATGGATTGTATCTCAATACCTGGTGACTGGAACTAATGTGTTGGAATGTTTTCAAAGGAGCACCCTGTGAACCAATATGAGAAGATGATTCAGATTTATCAGAAACAGGACCTTCCTTTTTTATGGAGGAAATGACAGGCTGGGCATTGAACCCCTGGGTGCTTAATATAGCACCTGTGTGTCCTTGAGCTGTGGGTGTCTGGGATGCTTTAGGGGTAGATGGCTGAGGTTGAAGTTGCTCTTGTTTCACATGAGATTTTGAAACAGACTGCTGAAATTCAATGTCAACTACACTTGCTGGTGGGATTTGGCTAATTTTAGCAACAATACGCTGGGGACCCTCTGTCTTTTGCCCTGAATAACTTAGTACCATCACACCCTCTGAGGTGTTTACCCTCAAACCAGGACCTGAGCCTGGGTTACTAGGTGTGCTATCAGAAGATCGTCCCTCATCAGAATTTGAGAGTCCACGGTACCTATTGTTGTCATTCATGCCAAAACGATACTTGTGCTTGGGCTGAGACAGTCCAGAGCTGCGGTTGCTCAAAGAGATACGTGGGGTGTTGTCAAAATCAAAGGGCAAAGGAATTCGACTAATGACAGAGGTAGCAGTAGAAGAGATGACTGTGTTGCCCATTTTTTCCTGAAAGATATTCAGAGTTTCATTGGGTTGTGGAGGAGGTTGTTGTGGAGGCACCATTTGAGGTGTAATTGGTGTTACAGGACTGGGTCTATCCTTAAGTACTGAGGATTTTATAACAGGTAAACTCTCATTCTGGGACATTCTAGGGTCTGTTAATGATGTTGTGAGCAGTGTGCTTGGCACAGAACTGCTGTTTAAAGCAGATACATATTTTGGCTCCATTAGAATTTTCCTTAAGGTGCTAGAGCTGGGATCAATATCAGAGGCTTTTGTGTCAGGGGGAATTGCAGTATTTGCAGAGTGACTGCCTACTACCACAGTTGGTGCTGTTGCAACTACAGCAGCTTTGTGTATAGGAGGTATCACTTTCTCATCTGTCCTGGTCACCCAGTCTGGGGTTGTGTGAGGAACCTTAGCTGAATGAGCTGGTGTTACATTTAGGCAGGTTGATGGTGGGGTAAGAGCAGGTGCTACTGGTTCTGACAATGGTTCTGGTGACCTTAAATATGAAGGACTATTAGTTCCAGAATGAAAGGCTGATTCTTGAGGTTCAGGCTGGTCTACAGCAGGTTGTTCTGCCTCCTTTGGAGTGTTTAAGGTCACCACTGATGCAACATCATGCTTACATGCAGCAGCCACAGTGACTACAGTAGCTGCTGCAGCTGAAGTGGCTGTTTTAGGATTGGCAGTTTGCATGTCTTCAGGAATGGACTCAGGTAGTTTAACTGCTGCCAATTCAGCTTCCAATACTGCATGTGAGATCACATCTGATTTTCTGTTGGCAGAAAACTTTCGACCTTTGGATTtctttggatttgttttaagtcGAGGTCTTCCTCCCTTCTTGGGTACCTCAGATGGTGGACATTCAGTAACAACTGTTAGTTGAGATGACTTTGAATGTGGAATCAAACTACTGCTTGGCTCAAAATCTTTTACACTCTTTATAACCAAGCCTGTGACTGGTTCTATGGCCTCATTTGAAGTGGGCAAGACGAGTGATGTTGGATGGAGTGATGTGTATGTAGGAGGAGTGTGAAATCCATCTGCATCAGCAGAAATATTCTCAGTAGTAATTGAATCTATTGCAGCAGCAAGCTCAGTTTCACTTGCAGGATTGGCAGGCTTTTCTACCTCAGTTTGATCTGACTCTGCTGCAACCGGTGTTAATACAACAGGAGGTTGACAAGATGGTTCCTTGTAGGGTGGTGGTTGCTCAACTGATAGATTAGAAATATTTTCCACTGCTCTCTCTAATTCCATCTGACGGGCAAGGAACACTTCCTCTGGCTCAGCAGGAGGCTCCACATCTGAGAGAACTTCTTCCCTCTCATCTGGGCTGAGATCATCTACAACTTTGAAGTCTTTTGCAGTTGTAGAGTCCTCTTTAACAGATAATTCTGTTTTAGTTTTCTTTGAAGGATCTTGACAGTGTTGACTGCTCTCATCCCCAGAATACAGTGCATCTTTAACTGCATCCCCACTAAGATCAATAACAAGGTTTTTAAGATTAACTGACTTATCAATAGGAATTGTTTTGGTATTGCGTGTCAATCTCGGCACCTTGACATTCACACTTATTTCAGACATCTGTGGTTTGCTCATCAGATCTGTTTCAGACTTTTTATCCACTTTTTCCAGTGAGGGAGTATCATCTTTTGCTTTAACTTGGGACTTCAAGCTTTCAGAGATATCTGCTTCTGATGGTTTGTCTGTTTTAGCTGGCTTTCTGCTCTGTCCAGCTCTAACTATTGCCTGAACCTTTTGAGAGCGAGGAGAACGCCATCCTTCTGCAATTTTAGTCATTTCGCCACATTTTCCAGACTCTTTGATATTAGTGTCATCAACTTCAGGTGTTTTTGTCTGCTCCCCATTCATTGAAGACACAACATCCATTCTTTTACGTGTTTTTGGTGGACGGCCTCTCCTTGTGCTGGCTGGTGGAGTCGATACATCCTGCTCTACAGATTCTTTATCAGCACGCTTTCGCATGGAACGCGAAGATTCAGCAAAATCTTTGCCTTGCTGTTGATGCGCCTCATCCTCATGTGGTGTCGCATAAACGGATCGAACATTCCGACGCTGCCGTGTTCTGCCATGGGGCATGTTTGGGTCATTGATCTGCTCCAAATCTGTTGCATAAACAGGTGATTTGGAAGAGCTTTTGGAGTCAGATATGATTTTTGTTGCCTCTCCTCTTGGTGATGATGTccttttcagcttttctctgTCAATCCGTTCACTCTTTCGTATTGCTGGTTTCTCAATGCTAGCTGGTTGAGATGGCAGCATGGGTAATAATGATGATGGGtttgcttttgcttttttattctTAGTTTGTTTCCGTGCTGGTTGTGTTGGTTCAACCTCAGGTTCAGAGACCACTAACTGCATCTCCAGAGATGACTCCACATTCTGATGAGAATTACAATCAAGATATTCTGGTTTCTCTTCAGCCAGTTCTACCTTAAGAGGCACATGTACATCTTTAAGCTTAGCTGGAATAGGAGACAGACACTCAGCAGAATCAGACTCTGCCTCCAAATTACCTAAGCATGCACCAGGCGTTGGTGGTTTTACATCAACATTCTGCTCCGCAGCTAAGATGTTCACCGCAATTCCTCTGTGTTCATAAATTTCCTCTTCAGGCTCTACTTCAGTGTTGTCCATCTTTGTGAAAGGTGGTGTGCTAACAGCAAGAGCTGCTTTAATGTCATTCGTTGGGCTGGACAGTTGATGGGAGACTATTTGAGTATCTTCAAATTTCTCATCTATAACTGGTAACAATGATGACTCAGTAACAGGACAGGTTGGCTTATTTTGGTGCACAAATGTCTCTGTGGGGTTCAGGAGAGATTCCGTTAAAGAAGGGCATACTGATTTTAAACCAATCACAACATCAGTTTCTTTAGGGGACTGAACTTGTTCTTGATCTGGCACAGTATTTTTTTCAACTGTCTcagcatcagtgtttttttcagcagagtGTGATTCTTggtctttgtcttttttttgctgtagcTCCAAAAATCGGTTATGGAACAGCACTGTGGGCTCCTGCACTAGGTCTGCTCCTACAGTCTCAGTCTTTTCTACAGTGATTATAGCCTTCTCTTTACCGAGTCCAATCTCAGGATCACCGTCTTTGCATTCAAGATGTCGAAGACGTCTTGAATCCTGCTCAAAGATAGAGCTGTGCAGAAAACGAGAGGCAAATAGTTCTCCACTCTCTTGTTCTTCTAGCTTTGGGTCTTCTTTTTTGTCATCAAGCTTTCTTTCAGAGTTAGACcggattttcttttttttcatatacCAGGATGGAATAGGTCTTGGTGTGGGCTCAACTTTCTCTTTGTCTGTGCAATTTCGAAAGCTTGTGAACCGTGAGTCATAGCCAAGGAAAGACCAATTATCTTCCCTTGATGAAGAGAGAGACTTAGCCCGTTCAAGCAAGGCTTTTGTGTCTGGTGTTATTGTCTTATCCAGTGCAAATTCATAGAACTTGTTTTTTTCCAAGGAACCCGAGAGCTTGAGGTCCAAAACTTTTCCCTCACATTCTCTTTTGTGGGAAGTGTCCAGCTTTAGTgacatgtgtgtgtaattaccatattcatcatcatcatcatcatcatcatcatcttcatcatcatcagagtCTGACCGAACCTCTCCAGGTTCCAGTTCATGTACAAGGCGCTTTCTAATGCTTTCACGTTTCACAATGGTGCTGGGAAAGCTAATTTCTTTCAGCGTGTCCTGTTTCATTTTACTCTCCCAACCCAGACCCTCATTCCCAATTAGTGATTTCTTAGCCTTGAATAACTCCATGTCTGTGACAGTGTTGTGATTATTGCATTTAAATCCAACCCAGTGTGAGTTGTTTTCTGGTTTAAATTTGTCTTTTGCTTTATCGGCATGTGTCAAATGTAACGAGTCAGCAGGCAAATCCTCATCATCTAAGGCAGAGGTAATATTCCTTTCAGAATCATCATTTAGTTCCCTGGAACCCTGATAACTGCACTCTTTATTAGTGATAAAATGATAATCAAATGTTTCTGACCTCTTTCGTTTGAGTGGAAGTGAAACATCAGTAACATCCTGAGGGGGTCTACCTAACACATGTACAGGACTTTGCCGATCAAAGTCTTGCACATCAGTGCTAAGTGCACTTTCAGTTTTATCTGTATTGTCACAGTCTTGTAGATGCTGCTGGAGCTGACGGTTTTGCTCCATTTGTTTTCTACAGCTTTGTGAGTGGTCGAGGTCAAAGAGCAACCTTTCATCACTATTCAGTGCATCTATTTGATGCAATGCAGAGTGCCTTTTAAGGTCAATTAAGTGCTGTTCCATTTCTAAGTTTTTGGTATCAGACACATTAAGACTGAGGCACTGCTGATCCTTTGCTCCAAAATCATGCATCCTCTGATCAAGATCGTTTATAGGATCTGTTGCTTCCTCTGCCAGTTCCCTAAGTTGCAGGTCTATATTGTGACCAAGATTTTTGCTCATTTCTGAGTCTGGCCTTTCACTTGTGGTTCTTAAAGTAACCATACATTCTTTCTTATCAATTCTGCTCTCTCGCTTGGGCATCTCAAGTTGAGCAAATTTCTTGTCCTCTTCTAGCCCCTTTGAGAAATGAATACTGCCCAGCCACTTCAGTCCAAATCGCCCTTCATCTTCATTCTGGCTTACCCTTCTCAGTTGATTAGCTCTTGTTGTTTCTTCCTCAAAACGCCTCTTTCGAGCAGCTAAGCGATCAGCATCAGAATTGCTTTTTTCAAATACAGGCTCATCTTTAAGGTATTTTCTGCCTTTGATTTTGCCTTCTTTATCTACAATCTCTACTTGGCTAGCCAAACATTTATCTTTTGGCATTTTTCCATGTTTAAAGACCTCTCTACTTTGAATTTCTATTCGATGTAACACAGTCTTGTGATCAGCCAAGGGTGGTGGAGTTGGAGAATTGACATTATCACTGCCAGCCTTTATTCTTTGTTTCTCAACAACGGCATGGTCAACAaactttccttccttttctttgaCACGCGTTAAATGGACAACACATGGTGGGAGAGCTAGTTTTTCTTTTCCAGATTCTTTTTCTTTGGTTAGAGTTTTGCTAGAATTACGCTGGGCTGTATCAGGGCTAGCCTCCCTGTCAGGTTCAAGGTCTGTCTCAGATGATGGAACACTAGGAGATGAAAGTTTTAACTTCCTTAATTTGTGCTTCTCAGTTCTGTCCTTTTCCTTACGTCCAGCTcgcctttctttttctcccccaTTTCCACGATCTGCTTCAAAGAGTGGCCTTTCCTTCTCAAGTTTATCACTTTTATTGTACCGCTCCAAACGAATTCTGTCCGGCTTTTCAAAGCGTGGTGGAGAAATCGAGCTGCAACTGCCACTTCTCTCAGAAGAGCGACTATAAATATGATGTTCAGAGTCACTAACTAGGCGTTCAGTTAGAACAGGGGAAGCAGTAGGGCTAGAAGGACGACGTGGATGAGATGGACTTTGGTTGTGTTCAGCTGTCCGTCGGCTATGATCACGTTCTCGGTCTGTTTCACAGCGTTCTCTGTCTCTATTACGTTCTCGCTGCATGTAGCTGTATTTTCTTATGTCTTGCTCATAAGGGTCTCGGTAGTCTCTGAATTCACAAGGCTCATCATAATATCTTGAGTCACAGTAGTCCGTTGTGTAGGGAtcccattctgtgtaaaattcTCGACTTCTGGCAGAATATTTGCGACGCAGCTCTTCGACATAGGTTCCAGGAGTTCTCACATTTTCATAGCATGCCCGTTCGGTGGAGAATTCATGATAGAGTGGTCTCCGGTCATCTCTGAAAAAGGGAGGAAAAAGTGTGCCGTTACGTGTTTTTCTAATGATTATGACTCAACataaaagtggaaaaaacaacaatgattttatgatttaagaaaaaaaacaaaaaaaacaacacaatttcACTAACCGACGGTCAGAAAGGATATCATAAAAATCTCTGATGTCCTGTCCTGATGCTTGCATTGAACGGTAAAAAGCCATCTGACTCTCATGGTTGGCAAAGTCaacctaaaaaaataatattgacAACTgatgtaaaaaacaacaaaacaagaacattgagaaaccacaaatgaaaaacactataaaaataaatgaaagtatattttatatacacttaATAGCCTAATGTGCTTGTGCACCTTAATTTTGTTACCCCCAATCTTCCATCCCTTGGTTTCCTTTACTGCAGCCTGTGCACATTCAATATTGTTATAAAGGACGAGGGCCATTCCCTTCAGTCTGTCAAACACAACCTAGTGAAGCCAGAAAAGTAATAATGAGAAATTGGAATCATGAGATTAAACTGAAATTATTTTTAGGAAGAGTGAGTACCTTAACAACATGTCCATAACGGCAAAAATGTCTTGTAAGATACTGTTCTGTGATGTTGGAAGCCAGGCCATCCAACCATACACATGTGGTAGGCATACTTTTTCCAAATCCTAACtgtaaaacaaagaaataaagaaaacattaattacaagtaaaaaataaataaaaatgggttGGGTTAGGAATGCTGCAGTAGTGTCCAATCAATAAAAGACTCCTGAAATAACcagaaaaaaattgtttatgtCCAACCAAAACAGTACCACGCCCATATTAAACCAGTGAATTAAACTTGACGAGCACAACAACAGAGTTCATACAAATATTTCCAGGATCCCGGTCTTAAAAATTAACAATAAAGTACACATTTTAATCCTCACCTTTAACCTATTGCTGCCAAGGTACtcgccatccattttctttattgCTTTGCAGACACTAGCAATGTCACAGTATTGTAGAAATGCATACTGTGGGGCACCATTTACCTTCTTTATATCAATATCCTGTAGAGGACAGATAAGGTAAACATGTCTCATATCATCAATAGCATTTCAATTTCAATTAATTGAAGAAATAGGTTGACTGTTAAACTAATGTGAGACCAAAATACAACACTGAAAAGCAATTTTTCCTAAAACTTAAATTCAACTTACAACAATGTCCCCAAAGCGCTGAAAGATGTTAAGCAGGTCATGGTAACTTGTTGTCTTCTCTAAATTTCCAATGAACAGTGTTCGCGTAGCTTTGGGATGAAATTCATCTATCCGTTCATCAAGTGGCCGGAACTCATTCTCGCTTTCGGTCTCtacatcccaaaaacatggaCATATAATTAGCACAAATGTTGCGATCTATTACATATGATAAAGTTGTATACATTCCGTAAAAGGATATAAAGAACAATATGTCAATGCGTGTAAGATATGTCAGTTGAACACACTCCTATATTACCAGTCAATTTACAAAATTAAATTTACATAGCACTGGGTATGAAATAGTTTTTAAAGACACTGCAGTTTATTCatacaaatattatttttacaatGAGTAAAATAGCTCTCTATTTAACAGATTAAACTAAGACAAAAGAATTTTAGTCTGTATCCATTTTTAACATTAtccattaaaaagtaaaaaaaattattcactcACCAGGGCCAGTCCAAGCAGTAACATCAATTTGCATCCCAAAAAAGAGCTTCCCCTTTGATGCACTAAGAGCTTTTTCCTGGTCCTCTTGCTGACGAAAAAAGACAAGTCCATATCTTTCTTCGGAGGCACCGTGAATCTGAACTGATGTCACTTTTCCATGCTTCTTAAATTCATGGAAAAGACCATCTTTCAGACTTGTATCTgaaatttgacaaaaaaaagtgtcataaaTTGTGACAAACATGATCACCATCAGTATCATAGAATAATTCCAGATGTTTACCTGTTGAACGCACAGGGAGGTTCTGCACTTTGATACCAAAACTCTTGCGGGGCTCATCTTTATCCAGTGGAGGCAGAGGTTGAGAAGAAGGGGCTTGTACAGCAGCTGACTGAACAGATCGAGCTGGAGACTCGTCACTGGAGCTGCTACTGGATTCACTgtttataaaacacaaaacccATGTAAATAATCACTATCAACATTCAATATTTTAGCTTTATTTTAGCTTACATTTTTGTCAATACAACAGAACTTGAGGGGACCTGAAGCAACACAATAGACATGAAACCAGAGCCTGTGGGTGCAATCTACAAATACACCCTGGAAGGAAAGGCAGTCTattgcacgcacacacattcacacctaagggcaCTTTAGAATACACAGTccacctactgacatgttttgGGAAATGGAAGAAAACCCATGAGAATGGCAAGGACAACATGCAAAACTTCACACAAACAGTAACACAATCTCAGGATTAATCCGGGGACCCTGGAGATGTAAGGTGGCAATGCTATCATCTTCTTAACAAACAGCTGAAGGAGGAAGACAGCAACACAGcaagtattttatattaattttgcATTTACCCTCATCAGTGTTCATTACAATACCCTGCATGCCTTATAATACCTCAAATAATCATTGTAAATCCTCACAACAAGCAACCATTCATTATTACAATAACCCTTACCAGTAAGGACTACTAGCTACTCCTGGAATACTTGTGGGTAAAAATTTAACTTGGCATAGATAGGcctatattataatataaaactgCATAGTTCACTGCTTCTGGGTATAGTACACTAATGAAGCCATTGGGAGACTGTTTTCAGTTGGTCCACTGTAACTTTCACTTTGAATTATTAGTGTGCTCAGTCAGAAGTTGTCAGACTGAATGTGGAAAAAAGGTTTCACAATAAGCTTTTGTACGCAAATTCACCACTCTTGAAAGTGTGAGCgacagaaaacaaaaagggGGAGATGTGCGCTATTCTTTCTGGAATTAAGTACCAAAATGAGAGCATGTGATAACCTAAACTGTGGTCACACTGgctgtgttttttctctttgtccCATGATCATCATTTCTGACTGTCCACATGACAGAAAAAACACCCTGTGGGATCTCAGTCCTGATGCATGTAAAATAGAAGAAATCGCATGCTCGCTGACTGAAATTTCAATGATGACTGCAGGAGATTTATCACTCAAAAAAGTGCAAGCCTGATATCACTGTTTTAGGGAAGgagaatatttatattataaggaaatatttctgaaatcATACTagtaaaatatatgaaatactaGCTTAATAGTTCAATAAGGCATGCGGAGTTAATCCAGTTTTTGCATTAATGGCAAAGCAACATGTATTTTTAGGATACTGATTTAGTACCATTTAGATATACATCTTTCTGGCAATATTTTGACAAATTCTATTAGTGGTTTACATTAGTTACTTTAACTGGAACATTGAAAGATTAGTTGATTATCAAAATGTATTACttgattataaaaataatttgttACTGAAGTTTAATTAACCTCATCAATGGTAATGGGGCAGTAGAAGAATGCTTGCAGACTACAGGTGTTAGTGGTGTGTGAAATACAAAAGGTAAAAGCTAAAGGTGttgtttttcactgtttttaacAGCAAAAGTAAGCCACAGTAGAAAAGAACAA harbors:
- the spen gene encoding msx2-interacting protein encodes the protein MVRETRHLWVGNLPENVREEKIIEHFKRYGRVESVKVLPKRGSEGGVAAFVDFVDIKSAQKAHNTINKMGDRDLRTDYNEPGTIPSAARGLDDSLSIATRGRDVSGFTRGAGATVYGPPASLHSREGRYERRLDGASESRERTYDHSAYGHHERGSSSSSFDRQRHYDTEYYRDPRDRTLSGGGSGSASSSSASTGGASLVVTGGSGGTGLSSSAPGGSSASSAITGNVGSTSCAVSFYGSRCRSPGRFETTETRYEARTRESYTLASVVHRDLYREERGRRGDRTYRHSRSRSPHNSQSHNVSPQRLTSPAARPPHSPSGSGSHSRSSSSDSASSSSSSGSGSESSSSSSDESPARSVQSAAVQAPSSQPLPPLDKDEPRKSFGIKVQNLPVRSTDTSLKDGLFHEFKKHGKVTSVQIHGASEERYGLVFFRQQEDQEKALSASKGKLFFGMQIDVTAWTGPETESENEFRPLDERIDEFHPKATRTLFIGNLEKTTSYHDLLNIFQRFGDIVDIDIKKVNGAPQYAFLQYCDIASVCKAIKKMDGEYLGSNRLKLGFGKSMPTTCVWLDGLASNITEQYLTRHFCRYGHVVKVVFDRLKGMALVLYNNIECAQAAVKETKGWKIGGNKIKVDFANHESQMAFYRSMQASGQDIRDFYDILSDRRDDRRPLYHEFSTERACYENVRTPGTYVEELRRKYSARSREFYTEWDPYTTDYCDSRYYDEPCEFRDYRDPYEQDIRKYSYMQRERNRDRERCETDRERDHSRRTAEHNQSPSHPRRPSSPTASPVLTERLVSDSEHHIYSRSSERSGSCSSISPPRFEKPDRIRLERYNKSDKLEKERPLFEADRGNGGEKERRAGRKEKDRTEKHKLRKLKLSSPSVPSSETDLEPDREASPDTAQRNSSKTLTKEKESGKEKLALPPCVVHLTRVKEKEGKFVDHAVVEKQRIKAGSDNVNSPTPPPLADHKTVLHRIEIQSREVFKHGKMPKDKCLASQVEIVDKEGKIKGRKYLKDEPVFEKSNSDADRLAARKRRFEEETTRANQLRRVSQNEDEGRFGLKWLGSIHFSKGLEEDKKFAQLEMPKRESRIDKKECMVTLRTTSERPDSEMSKNLGHNIDLQLRELAEEATDPINDLDQRMHDFGAKDQQCLSLNVSDTKNLEMEQHLIDLKRHSALHQIDALNSDERLLFDLDHSQSCRKQMEQNRQLQQHLQDCDNTDKTESALSTDVQDFDRQSPVHVLGRPPQDVTDVSLPLKRKRSETFDYHFITNKECSYQGSRELNDDSERNITSALDDEDLPADSLHLTHADKAKDKFKPENNSHWVGFKCNNHNTVTDMELFKAKKSLIGNEGLGWESKMKQDTLKEISFPSTIVKRESIRKRLVHELEPGEVRSDSDDDEDDDDDDDDDEYGNYTHMSLKLDTSHKRECEGKVLDLKLSGSLEKNKFYEFALDKTITPDTKALLERAKSLSSSREDNWSFLGYDSRFTSFRNCTDKEKVEPTPRPIPSWYMKKKKIRSNSERKLDDKKEDPKLEEQESGELFASRFLHSSIFEQDSRRLRHLECKDGDPEIGLGKEKAIITVEKTETVGADLVQEPTVLFHNRFLELQQKKDKDQESHSAEKNTDAETVEKNTVPDQEQVQSPKETDVVIGLKSVCPSLTESLLNPTETFVHQNKPTCPVTESSLLPVIDEKFEDTQIVSHQLSSPTNDIKAALAVSTPPFTKMDNTEVEPEEEIYEHRGIAVNILAAEQNVDVKPPTPGACLGNLEAESDSAECLSPIPAKLKDVHVPLKVELAEEKPEYLDCNSHQNVESSLEMQLVVSEPEVEPTQPARKQTKNKKAKANPSSLLPMLPSQPASIEKPAIRKSERIDREKLKRTSSPRGEATKIISDSKSSSKSPVYATDLEQINDPNMPHGRTRQRRNVRSVYATPHEDEAHQQQGKDFAESSRSMRKRADKESVEQDVSTPPASTRRGRPPKTRKRMDVVSSMNGEQTKTPEVDDTNIKESGKCGEMTKIAEGWRSPRSQKVQAIVRAGQSRKPAKTDKPSEADISESLKSQVKAKDDTPSLEKVDKKSETDLMSKPQMSEISVNVKVPRLTRNTKTIPIDKSVNLKNLVIDLSGDAVKDALYSGDESSQHCQDPSKKTKTELSVKEDSTTAKDFKVVDDLSPDEREEVLSDVEPPAEPEEVFLARQMELERAVENISNLSVEQPPPYKEPSCQPPVVLTPVAAESDQTEVEKPANPASETELAAAIDSITTENISADADGFHTPPTYTSLHPTSLVLPTSNEAIEPVTGLVIKSVKDFEPSSSLIPHSKSSQLTVVTECPPSEVPKKGGRPRLKTNPKKSKGRKFSANRKSDVISHAVLEAELAAVKLPESIPEDMQTANPKTATSAAAATVVTVAAACKHDVASVVTLNTPKEAEQPAVDQPEPQESAFHSGTNSPSYLRSPEPLSEPVAPALTPPSTCLNVTPAHSAKVPHTTPDWVTRTDEKVIPPIHKAAVVATAPTVVVGSHSANTAIPPDTKASDIDPSSSTLRKILMEPKYVSALNSSSVPSTLLTTSLTDPRMSQNESLPVIKSSVLKDRPSPVTPITPQMVPPQQPPPQPNETLNIFQEKMGNTVISSTATSVISRIPLPFDFDNTPRISLSNRSSGLSQPKHKYRFGMNDNNRYRGLSNSDEGRSSDSTPSNPGSGPGLRVNTSEGVMVLSYSGQKTEGPQRIVAKISQIPPASVVDIEFQQSVSKSHVKQEQLQPQPSTPKASQTPTAQGHTGAILSTQGFNAQPVISSIKKEGPVSDKSESSSHIGSQGAPLKTFQHISSSHQVLRYNPSILQQHHVKKVSVVESVSAKADIKQSQSFNHSPVLSPHPSPLPGNHISSPATPNDRLVCHQKHELHCPRTLVSPFSKVCPPSTSVGLGVSGPNHVTKVHHPEQSVIMHPHSATQSVTIGQLSQGNVRMNTPPLAGINYGIRTDALSSPTSTPPQRTTTPQPVIMRERLLKQHASAGQVSGANENDVRHFHQGTHRTSLAQLHSDVVVMQPEYKGIHHGGLHLDHYNRDLRALMPQQLTEHPGVLEAHKAQTPEPPSLSSPSHISSASSKSPSVKNPPLTLRDSPKALEVKMSHSPHSENRVIGHNPGSVISAQGVQRIHPGSPGSMPECYREIHGFHSQLPGSSVIGINMANYGIAPSQRSQEGEHRSKPAHIASGGQLRETTLTMLHVRHPGSMDMSHVHRIQDETTSPAYNSPTAITPKLELSHSLQKGLQCLSSGPISLLPSAPSNIRPDIKSDSAGHTSVDMVQLLKKYPIVWQGHLALKNDSAAVQLHFVSGNNVLAHRSLPPSEGGPPLRIAQRMRLEASQLEGVARRMTLEDDYCLLLALPCGLDQDDVLIQTHALKTCFITYLQAKQAAGIINVPNPGSNQPAYVVQIFPPCEFSESHLSHLAPDLLKSISSISPHLMIVIASV